A genomic window from Salvia hispanica cultivar TCC Black 2014 chromosome 5, UniMelb_Shisp_WGS_1.0, whole genome shotgun sequence includes:
- the LOC125187849 gene encoding dirigent protein 11-like has protein sequence MAKLNPIALILTIFCLLVSTLNVYAAREGPAAAVEDSFHRDICGGKEKVVKLHFYVQDLRIGHVNATVFEVAKASITPNNPFAFGSVHVLDDLVTEGPEFTSRALGRTQGLTTNADLSTFGIAMNLNFYFYAGRFSGSQLSILGRNQVTDAARELPVVGGTGAFRYARGYAIQTTYSMDPVSNYAVLEYTIYTTYNSKFNNEIEIAEM, from the coding sequence atggcAAAGCTAAACCCCATTGCCCTAATTTTGACTATTTTCTGCTTGCTCGTGTCCACACTAAATGTGTACGCAGCCCGAGAGGGGCCCGCCGCCGCGGTGGAAGATTCATTCCACCGCGACATTTGTGGCGGAAAAGAAAAGGTGGTGAAGCTCCACTTCTACGTGCAAGATCTCCGGATCGGGCACGTGAACGCCACCGTGTTCGAGGTGGCAAAGGCCTCCATCACCCCGAACAACCCGTTTGCCTTCGGGAGCGTCCACGTGCTCGACGACCTAGTCACAGAGGGGCCCGAGTTCACCTCGAGGGCGCTGGGGCGGACCCAGGGGCTGACCACCAACGCCGACCTCTCCACCTTCGGCATCGCCATGAACCTCAACTTCTACTTCTACGCCGGCCGCTTCAGCGGCAGCCAGCTCAGCATCCTCGGCCGGAATCAGGTGACCGACGCCGCCCGCGAGCTGCCCGTGGTCGGGGGCACAGGCGCGTTCCGGTACGCGCGCGGCTACGCGATTCAGACAACCTACTCCATGGATCCTGTGTCGAACTACGCGGTGTTGGAATACACGATCTACACCACCTACAACTCCAAGTTTAACAATGAGATTGAGATTGCTGAAATGTGA